Sequence from the Seonamhaeicola sp. ML3 genome:
TAAATTTAGAAGGCTTTTTTTATGACCCAAAGTCAAGAGTTGCTTTTTTGATAAATAAATACTAGATTTAGATAAAATTCATCAAAAAAGCATGACAGCTACAAACCCCCAAAAAGGAGACTTGCTCATTGCGGAACCTGCAATTATTGGTGATGTATCTTTTAATCGCTCCATAGTTCTAATTGCAGACCACTCCAGCGATGGCTCTATTGGTTTTATTCTCAATAAACCTCTAGATTACACCATCGATGAACTCATTCCCGAAATAGAAGCCGATTTTAAAGTTTATAATGGCGGCCCTGTTGAACAGGATAATTTATATTTTATACACAAGGTACCCGAATTAATTCCAGACAGCATAGAAATATCGCTAGGTATTTATTGGGGTGGCAACTTCGATAAAGTTGTAGAACTCATCTCAGAATCTAAAGTTGAAGAGGGTGATATCAAATTCTTTTTGGGTTATTCTGGATGGAGCGCTCTTCAGCTCGAAGAAGAGCTTAAAGCCAACTCTTGGGTAGTCACCGAGAATATTTACAAAAAGAACATTATCGGTAAGGACTACAAATCATTTTGGAAAGAAAAAATGTTAGAATTTGGAGGTGAATACAGTATTTGGTCCAATGCACCAGAAAATCCTAATTACAACTAACCCAATCTTACTTTTGCGTTAAGTTTTCCTATCAATGTCTTGGCTAGATTATTGGTAAAAGTCTTTTTTCTATATTTTGTAACAGATTGAATACCAACAATAACATTGGTAAAAAAAATTTCATCTGCTTTTTGAAGCTCGAATGGCGATACAGAATCTTCAACTACGTTGTAGTCAGACATGGTCTTTACGATGTCAATAATTTGCTTCCTCATCACCCCTTTTAAACATCCATCAGAAATTGGAGGTGTTTTTACAGTATCTCCTTTTATGACAAATATATTTCCGTTTAAAGATTCTATAACCTGTTTGTTAGTGTTTAAGACCAAACAATTGTCCAAGTTGTTCTCTTTTGCATAGACACTACCAACAACGTTCAAAGCCTTGTTGTTGGTTTTAAGCGTAGATAATAAACTTGGTGACTGGTAATAATCTTTAAACAAATCGACTTCGTAAGAACCTTCATCTAAGGTGTAGAAATCATTGTCTAGCGCTTTGATGGTGATAAGAAAATCTACATCGTTGTTGGTTGGCGTGTATAACCCACCAGATTTCCTATTCACTATTAATTTAACTCTAGCTGTTGAAGCCGATAAATCGTTTGCCTGTAATGTTTCCTTAATTTGTTCTTCTATATATTCTAAGGTAAAATTCATGGGGATTTCCATTCTCATAATTCTCATGGAAGCCATTAACCTAAAGTAGTGATCCTCCAAGAACAGAATTTTACCCAAACTCACTTTTATGGTTTCGAAAACCGCATCACCATAGGCAAACCCTCTGTTTTCTATTGAAAGTAACGCTGTGTTTTCAGAAATATTTCCGTTAAAATTTATCATAAAAAAATCCCGTTTTCAGGTTTATTGAAAACGGGACAAATATAGTCTAATTATACTATTTAAATCTACACAGAGCCTAATACATGCTTTAAATCTGATATTTGGTTTTCCCATAGCATTTTAGCTTCATCGACTTCGTCCTCTTCGGCAAAATCGGTAACCATTAAGGAAACATCCTTGGTGATTTCGTCGACCTGAATTCGTATTTCAAAGTAACAAGAAGCGCCTTCTTCATCGTCTGCAACCCATCTAAATTTAACACGTTCCCCACTTTTTTTACTCAGTAATTTAGCTTGTTCTTCGCTATCGTCCCATATAAAGGTAAACAACTCACCACGTGAATTTACATTGTCTGAAAACCATTCTGAAAGTCCCGAAGGTGTTGATATATATTGAAATAATAATTGAGGTGAAGCATGAATTGGAAATTCGATATCGAATCTTACTTTGTCGTCCATAAGTACGTTAAAAATTAATGTAGCGTAATATATACATTAATTAATAAGTAATGCAATTTTTTTCGCAATAATTTATTTCACTAATGTTTGTTGAGATTAATTTTGTTTTTATATTTGCAGCCACAAAATGGCGAGGTAGCTCAGTTGGTTAGAGCGTCGGATTCATAACCCGGAGGTCTCGAGTTCAAATCTCGATCTCGCTACAAGACATAAAGTCAATAAAACAAGCGGTTTAGCCTTTCTAAACCGTTTTTTTATGTCTAATTTGAAACAGATTCTTACTTTTGCATACGATTTTGAATACGAAAGTGCATACGATTTGTCCCAGAAGAAAAACTTTTCCAATCCTAAAATTTACGTTGCAGATGGCGATTTGACCAAGCGTTGGTACGTGTATTTCTCTTTCAGAAACCCCGATTCTGGAAAAATGAAACGGATGACCCCATTTTATGGTGTAGCAAACAAGTACAAGACCAAGGGAGAACGTATGGAGGTGCTTTCAGTCTATCGCAAGACATTGCTAAAATTATTAAAACAGGGCTACAATCCCTTTAACGACAATACCGAGCTGTTCAATAAACTGAAGGGCAAAAAGGAAGCTCCTAAAACCCAACCACAAGAAACCGCAAGTTTACCAGAACCTGAACAACCAGAAACCGTAAGCGAAACAACTAAATTGTCATTGAAGGAAGCCTTTGACTTCGGACTAAAACTAAAGAAAAATGTGGTGAACGCAAGAACTCTAAAGGATTACGAAGGTAAAATAAATGCATTCCTGAAATGGTTGTACACGAAACACCCAGATATCAAGACCATTGACGGTATTAACAAAAATATTGCTCTAGAATACCTAAATGACATATTATGCCAGACTTCTGCAAGAAACCGTAATAATTATAGAGCGGATATTAGCAGTATCATGCAGGTTTTGGAAGACAATGAGATTATTGAATCCAACTTTATAAAGAAAATACCAGTATTAAAGTCTAAACCCGAAAGGCACAAGACTTATTCCCAAGAAATGCAAGATGACATATTCAAGCATTTAGAAAATGAGGATCCAGATCTTTTGCTCTATATCAAATTTATTCTTTATGGCCTGTTAAGACCGATTGAAATTAACAGAGTGAAAATCAAGGATATCAACCTAACGGACAAGATCATACAATATAAGGCCAAGAACAGTAATTTAAAGACTAGGATTATTCCGCAGATTCTTCTGGACGAACTACCGGACTTATCAAAAATGAACGGCGATGATTTTCTGTTCACACCAAGCAAAATTGGTGGCGCATGGAAAACTGGCGAAAATAACAAACGTGACTATTTTACCAAACGGTTTAGAAAGATGGTCAAGGAACCCCTTGGTATTGGTGAAGATTACGGACTATACAGCTTTAGGCATACCAGTATTACTAAACTTTACAGAGAACTGGTAAAGGAATCTTCACCTTTTAAGGCCAAAAGCGAACTTATGCAGATCACGGGGCATACCTCAATGACCGCCTTGGAAAAATATCTCAGGAATCTGGACGCAGAATTACCAGCCGATTATTCAGAAATGCTAAAAAAGAACAATGGATAAAGATTCATTATATAAATACTATCTGGGACTGATCCCTAACCTATTGGTGGAATTTCATTTCTTTTTAGCAAAGAACAAGATTCCGAAAGAAGTTTTGCAGGAAATAGAAATCTTTAAAACCGACAAGTATCTAGAC
This genomic interval carries:
- a CDS encoding YqgE/AlgH family protein; the encoded protein is MTATNPQKGDLLIAEPAIIGDVSFNRSIVLIADHSSDGSIGFILNKPLDYTIDELIPEIEADFKVYNGGPVEQDNLYFIHKVPELIPDSIEISLGIYWGGNFDKVVELISESKVEEGDIKFFLGYSGWSALQLEEELKANSWVVTENIYKKNIIGKDYKSFWKEKMLEFGGEYSIWSNAPENPNYN
- a CDS encoding aminotransferase class IV; this encodes MINFNGNISENTALLSIENRGFAYGDAVFETIKVSLGKILFLEDHYFRLMASMRIMRMEIPMNFTLEYIEEQIKETLQANDLSASTARVKLIVNRKSGGLYTPTNNDVDFLITIKALDNDFYTLDEGSYEVDLFKDYYQSPSLLSTLKTNNKALNVVGSVYAKENNLDNCLVLNTNKQVIESLNGNIFVIKGDTVKTPPISDGCLKGVMRKQIIDIVKTMSDYNVVEDSVSPFELQKADEIFFTNVIVGIQSVTKYRKKTFTNNLAKTLIGKLNAKVRLG
- a CDS encoding START-like domain-containing protein, encoding MDDKVRFDIEFPIHASPQLLFQYISTPSGLSEWFSDNVNSRGELFTFIWDDSEEQAKLLSKKSGERVKFRWVADDEEGASCYFEIRIQVDEITKDVSLMVTDFAEEDEVDEAKMLWENQISDLKHVLGSV
- a CDS encoding site-specific integrase, which produces MSNLKQILTFAYDFEYESAYDLSQKKNFSNPKIYVADGDLTKRWYVYFSFRNPDSGKMKRMTPFYGVANKYKTKGERMEVLSVYRKTLLKLLKQGYNPFNDNTELFNKLKGKKEAPKTQPQETASLPEPEQPETVSETTKLSLKEAFDFGLKLKKNVVNARTLKDYEGKINAFLKWLYTKHPDIKTIDGINKNIALEYLNDILCQTSARNRNNYRADISSIMQVLEDNEIIESNFIKKIPVLKSKPERHKTYSQEMQDDIFKHLENEDPDLLLYIKFILYGLLRPIEINRVKIKDINLTDKIIQYKAKNSNLKTRIIPQILLDELPDLSKMNGDDFLFTPSKIGGAWKTGENNKRDYFTKRFRKMVKEPLGIGEDYGLYSFRHTSITKLYRELVKESSPFKAKSELMQITGHTSMTALEKYLRNLDAELPADYSEMLKKNNG